The Nymphaea colorata isolate Beijing-Zhang1983 chromosome 5, ASM883128v2, whole genome shotgun sequence DNA segment taactttaaaaaatgaaaaaaatgcaaaaatatgaataaaaaggaaataaatcaGAGACTAataataaaacataaataaaactagataaaaagatattttaatgatgataaaaatgaaataatttagtttaagtttaaatttgtaATCTATGATGATATCAAcattaaaaaagggaaaatgaaaaaaaaaggaaaaaataatgaaaaacacgattttcatgtttttttttcaaaatattgagatTTTTTCAAGTTCGTTTAATATCACGATAGAACTTTCACGATATCTGTGACACTGTTCTGACCAATGTTTCATATTTGTTTATGCTTCTGGACTTAGTTGCCCTAGTTGGTATTTGATCCTGCTCAAGAGCTGCTTCTTGATCATAGGGAGGTTCTTTATGATATAGTTTAAGTCTAGATTACATGATGGATCCATGGAAGATGCCCAGCTTATTGGGTCGCTACATGGGTATGTTGATGTTGGTACATTTGTTGTGCCTATTGGGTACATTTTGGATTGGGTGCACGTCAAGGCCTGATTCAACCCgcaatttatgttttaaaagttaaaagttaaaacataaaaagagaagaCTACAGGCATCGACGAGGATCAGGTCTAGGTCAGACTCGATTGTAAGCGTTAACCTTAAAATGGAATTCTGCTTCTTCCCTTCTGCACTGCTCTTCTTTGGCAGTGGTGAATGATAGACTGGCGATGGACAATGACGAGCCATGGTGGTGAAGCCATCAGCAAGAACTTGCAAATTGCATCAAGTGACTAAGAGTttagaggaagagaaaaagagagagtgggtTTTGCATGGTCCCCTACCTTGGAGGGTTTTgtgcgggagagagagattaccgCCTATGTGTGAGGCTAGGGAGAGAAACTACAATGGACCTGAATGccaaagatctctctctctctctctctctctgtctatttATTGTCTTTTAATGGTGGGACGAGGCTTGACAAAGAGAGGAGGAAATGGTTTTTGGATCTTTTGCCCCTTTCTCAATTTGTTTATTAACTTTATTCAGAAGTCCATGTCAAAGAAAGACAGGGCCTTTGGGGTCTGAGTGTTAGAAAATTGCAAATTGACTTATTATGAAATGACTTGCTTCAtgatattcatatttttaagcATATATGAATATACTCTGCCATACCTCCTCCCCACATATTTCTCAGTGCATAAAGATCTTTCTGCTTCCAACTCTTATTAGTTGCAGCATTAGTGTTGGGGAGTGACTGCAAGATATGTTTAAAGGACTATTCTTGCTTGCATTGGAACACGAGAGGAACATACAAGACAGATGCTGTGTCAGTCAATAACTCATAAAGCTTACTCTAGCAGCAGCTCGGAGACAGTTTGAATACCTTGTCTtatttaattttccttaattttcaGATTTAGCAAAAAAACAATCTTAAAGTAGGATAAACTGTCTGCACTTTGACAAGAATTATTCAACAGATTTTTGTATGACAATCCAACAGTTTTGACGAGTGATAACTTTATGATACAATGATGGTGAGGAATTTAGTTAAAATAACAATTATATTTTActattctttttaaaatgaaaaataagtaaataacgaCAATATATTGAAACATATGAGCAAGTTTGCAACTGCAATCTTTTGCTTGTGATAGTGGAGTCCGTGACTGCAGTGTAACCCTACCAGGGTACTGGGCAGAAAGTCTAATGTTGctgacaaaaaaattgtttaggCTTTCAAGTTGAAGTTGCTTTGTAACCATCAGGTACAGGCCATAGAAGTTTATCAGAAGCAGGCAGGAATAATGGCTTTGTCTTCCTAACCTTACTCATTTTAATGGAGTGCAGCTTTGGGACTATACCTGGGATTAAACCTGCCTAATTTTTACTTGATTATACTTTAGTGCTTTACTAACGTTGGGTGAGTTCTGAGAATGAAACTCTTCCTTGGACTTATGCACAATATTACTTCATTATGTTATGGTCTTCAAATATGTGCTTCAGTATTTTCTttcatgcatgtttttgttCTTGCCCCTTTTGCAGTTATGGGGTTGCATCTTATTTATTCTTTTccgtcttcattttctttatcaGGCATGTAGACCCTTTGTTCCTTCCGGTAGTGCAGAAAAATCATCATCTGCACCTGGAAAAGCACTCAATTTAAAGATGTCCAGTTCAggtatttttttactttttgtcaTGCCAGAATTTAAATTCATAGTTATTTAAGTGAATACTTCCATCAGTCTAAATTTAAGGTTTTGGCCTTTCGGTTTGGTTTACTTCATCATTCTTTCTATATTACATTTCCAAGTGCTAAAGGTTGTATTTGGACAACTCTAGGGCGACTTATTGTTCCTCCTTTGGCTCATTGGCGCAATGAACAGATTGTATACGATACGGTAATGCTCCTCTAGgctttggctttttttttttttctaaaaaaaaaatatgttttggatCATTGTGAGTGATAGAACCAGGGTTTTCTTCCCTTTATAGAACTTAGAGGACATAGATAATACTCCCATTGGTTGCTTGGTGAGAGGTGTATTCTATGTGGAATTCCAAAAGTGTTTACACTTGAATATACTCCAGTGGTTTCTGAGGTTCGTCAGTTTTTCCTCTATTGGTTTCACATGCTTCAGATAAGCTGATTCCCTTTCTTACTGCTAGTAAGATTAGGGCCTATGTTGCCATAAGCACTGACACAGCTTAGGCAGTCTTTTGAGTTTAAAACGTAGGCAGGTTCTTGCTTTTCAAAAGAGAAGTTAAAACAGGAAAAGAGGGAGAAGCCAATAATGTGCAAacattaattgtaataaaaaaaaaaacttaactgTCAACTTACTTTCGCCAAGCAGCTAAATTGCGCGTTAAACATTCCATAACATGATAATAGACGATTAAAAGTTTAAAGGGTGAATCCAAATTAAGTTGAACAATCAAAGTTTAAAGGTTATGTGGCATAAACAGCAcaaggttaaaaaaaattaacatcttgCCTTTCAATGCTATGAAGTATGCAAAATCTAATTTCCTAAGTAGGAACCGCTTTGTGAAATctctaattttaatttctaaaaccTAAAAGCCCAACAAACTAAGTgtcagaagaaaaggaaaataaattttcaacatAATCATAGTTTCCATGTTGACACTGCTTCCTGTAAAACTATCTTCTTTtgtaaattataattttaatgagccaatatatatatatatctatatatatatatagaaaaatccacatgcacgcacacacacacatatatataacaaagctGAGTTGGAAACCTGAAACAACCATACTGATATTCAAAACATACTAGTATGTGGACCATAATTGTAACCATAATCCTACATAGATATACACATAAAATAAACgagaaaaagaagcagaagaatATAAGTTGTTTAAGGAAATGAAACAGGACAAGAACAAAATATCggttcttaaataaaaaaaaaaggatctgcTGAGCACCTAGGCAGTAGCCTAAGTGTCATCGTGTGGCAGATTGGCTAGGGATCTATCCATGCCTTTCATGAGAAAGATTGAAACGATAATGTTTATACACCATGACtcatgtctttttcttttgggggaacacgtttttcttgttgaaaatttttgtttttggtcaCTGATTTTGTGCATTAATGTGGATTTGAAGAATGAGCACTATACTTTTCTGTAGATATATACTTGTTACAATGATTTATTTGGTACCAGATATTTGctttttcctttgaaatttttgttcttgtttgttcCTTCATGTCAGTGCACCAAACTGTCTGATGTATTACTGGCATATTGCAGGAAGGGGGAATCACTTGCATTTTTGATGGCTCACAATTTATAAGGCGACCAGGTATACAGATTTGATTTGGACATAAGAATCTTAAACTGAGTGCCCACCAAAACATTGGTCCTGAAAATGGATTTATCCGGGTGTGTAAGAATTAGCTCTGGAACATGATAACAGATTCTTTGAACATGTTTAGTTACTTGACTCGAAAGTTTATTCGATTCTGCCCTTCTGTTGAGATTTCTTTTCTGTTGAGATTTCTTCTACGATGTTCAATGGCCTTTTAGATCTGctttgaaatcaaatttcaaatgcaGCAGCTCAATGGCctcatccatgtgacataggtcgaCATATTTAGGAGCTTTGTTCttgaatttccttttatttccaTGCCGGTGCTGCAGCCCAATTGCCATGTCCATGTTACACCGTTTGGGACATTTCTAATTTCTTCTACTTCTTGATATCCTACTGCGTCCTTTCTTGGTTGATGAAGCCTGGCCTATGGCTTTCTTTTGTCATACGCATGGTATTCTAAACCAATATTTTGCTATAATTGAGACTTTGTTTGCAGTACATTAGGACTATCTATGTAAACAATGTCGCCAGTTAGATGTTCCTTGCAAACATGCAGCAATATGCCACAAAGTTCACTCGGATCCTTACAATTGATGATTATTGTATCCTGGAAGTCGATAAAAACAGATAGTACCTGTGCAGTAGGAGCACTTTAACAGTTAGTATTTTCTTTgcttatattttttagattgaTAGTCTGTTCTTTCTTCCCAATGTGTACACTAGCAGGCACCCATTCAGGTCAACATGCTAACAAGAAGCAGAAAGCCGCATAGATTGTAGATCCTGCCGTCGGACATCGTGCTTCTTGAAGTTGTCTTCTTGGCGGATTGTAACTATTGGTACATATGCAGTTTTTGGATATGTTGCAGTAATTGTAAAATATCTTGGGGGTGTTTATTCTGATAATTTTGTTCTCTTGGATAGGCGATTCTGCTGGAAGCAATATGCTTCTCCAGTCCGACAACATCCGCAGCTGGCTGATTGCAAATTTGCAAttctcgtgtgtgtgtgtgtgtgtctgcgcGCCCAACGactcaaaaaataaattaaaaaatgaatctaAAAGAGATCGCGTTCATCTGCAACCACTCTTTTATAGCCAAAGCACGTGCTTCACTGCTTCGAGTACATTCGGTTAGCTTACTTTGCGGCTTGTCGCGCGCTGTACTCATCAACTTCCAAAATGTTAATTACCCActcacgtgtcaagatgaatgACAGGAAACTGCCCTTGATTTCTGGAAGTAGAGCCTTCTTTGAaacttcgatttttttttttttattgtgtctCCATTCgctggaattgaaaaatttttccCAGTTACATTCTATGTCATGTATTGAAACTGTACGTCTCCGTTTATtgtaattgaaaaaatattttcaatttcactCCCTACGAGATGAAACGTCCCCTTAATGCCATTGGATTAAAACTCGCTaaggattttggatctggattggATTTTATTCAATGCTCGAGTGAGAATATCGATTGCTAGCATCAGATTTACTTGTCTGAGATAACATCTGATGTGGTAACTACAAACAAAATATGCTTAATTGAATTTGGGCTTGTGTCCAAATCCAAGATGATCACTATTTTGTACGGAATATAGGGTAAACTATAGTTTGTAGGGTCCTTATTAGATAGAGCATTTGTGCTATAATATGTGATCGGAGCTTGAGCTAATTACTAAGCCAGATCTTTGCCATGTCTGCTCTGGAATTCAATCTGACCTGATCTATTTATAGATTTTGTCCTTGAGAAGATCCATCATCACCATATGTATGTTTAATCTGGATTTAGTTCAACATTGGATCCAGTTTACATTTGTTAAAATTGGAATAGCTCAACACTTATATGCTTCCGGGTCAAGCAAGATGCAACCCGCAAGAAATCAGTTCGTAAGCGGTCCAAACTAACCTTAGGCCATGGATCAGGTTAGGTATTGATGGCAAACAATTCCATTTTATGGTTCCATCTCTTCGGTTATTTAAACCTCAACAATGAGTGGCCATTCCCCGTTTGCTAGAGTGAGAATATTCTTTCTCAGAAAGGAATAATATACCCCCAAGCAATATTCTTCTCTAGCTTCATGCTAAGGAATTTGTATACCCATAGATTTTGACACTTGGAAAATAGTTGCAACTTGTTTTGAACTGTAAATGATACTTTTTCCATTATTAATTTGTCTTTTATTAGAGGAATATTCCGCTAATTAATTTTCTATTAACAACTCGTCTTTTGTTGGCTCTAAACATGTTTATAAGATTATGATAAAAGAAAGGCACCTTACCCGTCACAGTGTTGGATGTGGATTATTAGTGGAAAGCCAATACCAAACAAATGGTCTAGCATCATTAGCAAGAGACGTGCCATGTGCAACAAGAATAGGTTTTGGGATGAAATGGACCAGATGTTGACACAGGACCGCTCTGTTTCTAAATCTGCTTATTAGAAAAACAGATCTGGTTCTTCTCGTAAAATACATGTATCAAGAAGACCATGCTTATGTTCACAGAAATATGCTGTGATCATCAATGTTGCTTTCAAATCCAGCAgccaaaagaaattaaaatttggCTTCTTTAGAAGTTTGATAATATAACAGGTTCCTGCAAAAACTTTTCAGAAAgcctttaaaaattttgaaaaaaaaaaatcgtaaagCAACCCTCtccccaaaaaggaaaaaaaaaaatcgtggaTCTGCTTGCAAAGTACATTATTGATATCTCAATGGAGAACATTTATCTatcaaatgaaaacaatttaTCATTATAATACGATATATGATGCTCCCATAAAAAGGAGGAGGGCAGATGAGGTAGGTGACCTCAAAAGGAGAAACACCCACCAAGATGCAGTGCAgtgcaaagtgcaaacaaaACTTAGCGGGTGCTTTGGGAGTTTTACATGACATTTGACATTAAGAAGGCCACCTGCTGAGTGAGGATATCCTCTTTAAACGATGCATTTTAAAGGACCAAGATTTTGACTTTGTTTGGGGGACAAATGGAGCACTTCGTGTGAAATTGTCTCCTAGTGGCCAATAGTTTCCCAAGGTGCCAGGGCTTCCAGTTCAATACATATGTGAAGCTGTTCTAGATTTGCTCCCCACATTTAGtgcaagaatatatatatatatatatatatatatatatattttattggtGCTTCTTTCAATAATATATCCAAAATTTGAGTAGTAATAAAGGAAATTTCTGAGTTTTGAACATtgtcaaaatatatatataaaaaaaaggcattAAATAGGAACCACCCAGTCATTCACGCAGCAAGTTGTTTGTAAAAGGGCATAACATTCCTGACCTTATAGGTAAAATGGCATAACGTTCAAATTGACCTTCCGTCATTCTGGCCTTCTTCTAAGGGTGTTTCAAGTTCTTATGAGAGGGTCCAACCTTTTAGCTTTAATTACAATAATGAGTCTCATGAAAGTGAATTTTCTCGAATGGACTTGCTCTTAGAACACCAGTCAAACAAGACCAACTTCAATACCATCTTATCACGTCTTCATTCCGGTAAAAAGCCCACAATCTTTGAAAGAAGAGGTAGTGGTCGGCTTCATTTCAGGGGAAATAAATGCTTGTGGAAagtgaaaaactttaaaatacattttctaGGAAAAAGTTTATCTTGAGACTCCTGTTTGGTAGTAATTGAAAGTTAGAAACAACATCTTATCTTTGCAATGGGTGAGTTATTAAATGAAAggtattcatttattttaaaaaatggctTTTTCTTCGCGAAACAAAAGTAAGTGTTTTTCAGTCGATATTGCGTGAACATTACTGTCTTCAGATTATAATATAAAGCTTCGAAATGTCACGTTGGCATTTGTTATGGAAAGTTAAAATTGCCCTTAATTTACGCAGCAGACGtttaagtttatttatttatttgttggtACTATATGTTTGTTGTCTCTCCCTTTCTTCCTTATTATGAATTGTGAAATCTATTAACAATTGGTGTTATGGATTCCGCAACAACAAATATTTAAGAGGCTGTTTGACAATATTAACGTTTTGTTACTGTCGAATGAATCCACCTTAATGAGGTAAATTCATAGAATACTAttacaagtgtttcatgaatctgctctatTTTTCAGTGATAGATTAATGGAAGAATAATGATGTGTTACTGTTGCATGAGCTCTTAGGGTCCGTTtagcaaacaaaacaatatgTAACTAATTCATGAATATAAACCAAAGcttaaggcagattcatgaaactcaTTAAAAAGTGTCCTATaaatatgttttaaagtttAGGACGATTaatgaaacaattaaaaattattcCATTTCCATATGTCAAATAGTCATGAGGATTGTTTGGCCAAATGaaacattttgtgagtgttCTATAAATTTACCTTAACAAAAAGAGGCCGGACAATTATAATTATTCTGAATGTAAAATATTAATGGGTTTTCAAAAACTATAAGGAACGTCGATATAACATTGTTTCATATAAACAGTTTATTTATATAAGGGTTAAGATCATGCAGCGATGTGAGGCCTGTATCAAGGTAACCGAAAACATGAGGTTGTTTTCAGAATTATAGCAACAAATCAGTATGCAAGTGAAAATTTCCAAACTTGAGGAGTCCTTTCTCCATTGCTTCCCTTTTTCTTCAGAAGCAACATGGACACCACTCACAACAGCCACAAGGTTCATGCACTTCTTGCTACTCACTCCGCCACCACTCACCGGAGGAGTGTTTaccttaaaaaataaagaaaagttactcttggggaaaaaaaaaaaaagcactcaATATACACTCATTGGGATATGACCATCGCCGAAGAGTAACATAATGGCATAGATCATAAACATCCAGATCCCGTTTAAGCCTTTTGTGGAGATATAATAGAAGTAtctaacacaaaaaaaaaaaccaactaaTTTCAATGCTAACAAAAATGTTGACGACTTTAGATGCAGcttaacatattattattattactattattattattactattattattatgaggTATAGGTAAGGAGCTATTAATAGCTCATAATATGGTATTATTGTAAGCTTTATTTGATTAACACAATTTTTCAGTTGGTGATTACCTGTTTAAGCAACGGGAAAAAATTAGCCTGTCCAGTGATTAACTCAATGTCTAAATTGACGAGTGTCTTTTATTATGTGAAAAAATTAAGtgcatttatgatttttttttatttgtgaccATTGGAAAGCGAGATGGAGAAAGTTTAGTGTCCGTTTCATATGTAAAAACACTTAATCGTCGCGGTGTAAAAGGAAAAGCACAAAATGATTTAATTAATGAGTTTTATTGAAACAAGTGCCTACCAAGATAAGCATAATTCTGATCGTCGTGGAGACTTTCACGAGATTTTGGGGTTTGAATTCGGTGGATTTTTTTTGAAGCAAAGCAATGGCTATAAAAGCTGGTTGGTGAATAGTGGTGATTCGTTGCTTTCGTTTGTTAGTTACGTTCCTCTTGCTTGAATCCAAAGATATTGGGCTCTGCTTTAGTTGGCAGACTTTTCTGCTTTGTATTGGTATTTAGTTTCTCCTCAGTGTGCTCGAATTTCGTGAAGCTTCAGCTCTCGATTTGGGTTCGCTTTGGTTCTTTCATTCGTGTTGGTATGTTCGAGAATTTGATCGATTTCACTGGTTTTTGGATCCGTTGATTAAACGTTTTCAATGAATTTAGAGTTTCGGATTTCTTGCTTTGGTTGTCTCGGTTGGTTGAagaatagttttcttttttgatttgttGGGTTTATTGGAGTTCGGTTTCGTTAGAAACTGATTATCTTTAATTCGTTCCGATTTACTGGAAGATATTTGACGTGGTTTCTTCGATGGAGTTTGGGCTTGAACTGTTACACTGTCCGTTTTCCACCGTTGGTTATTTCCGTGGAGAGGCTAAGTTTTCATAATGCAAATTGGGGCTTAAATTCGATGTAGTCGCGCCGGATTTGAATCTGGAGAGCACGTTTAATGTCCATCTTTTATGTGTATTCTGATTTCTTTAGTTGATGCGCTGGTGCTTGAATCCACttggtttcctttttctgaACAATCATTTCTCAGTGATTTTTAACTTCAATATCTTTGTCTCTTGTTTCTTCAGACTTTTAGCGATGGCCAGTTCCAATGGTGCAAATAACCATGCGTCGCATCAAACATCTCCAAAGCCGCCTCCGATGCCGTCGCCGCTGCGTAGTTCCAAATTTTGCCAGGTATAATCTGTTAGCAATCTATTGTGTGAGTTACATATGCAGGTTAGTTTGAAATTCAAATGCTCTTGTTGATGCAGAATGTTGAAGTTTATATCTCCATTTAGGGAAGAAGTTGTTGCATCTTAATTGTccatttgagtttttttttttttttagaattttctgCATAAAATGCTGGgaatttttgttgatgatcGTGTTTAATGTGATTTCAGTTTAAGCGCTTATTTATCAAGATCGGTTGTGATCgctaatatttataaaaatgaaaaattggtCTGTGCTTAAATTTTCTTCTCAACTTTGTTTCGTTTCTTATGATATCGACAATGACAGCCAAAATTGCGGATATTGGTGACTGGTGGAGCTGGATTTATCGGTTCACATTTGGTGGACAAACTTATGGAAAATGATAACAATGAAGTAAGTTATTGTTTCCTTTTGGATATACTGGTCTTCTTGTGTCATTCCGAGTAATTCTAATAGGTTAATGCGTAGCTTGGGTTTATCATTTACCTTTTACTGCGGTATACTATTCACACCTTTCAAATGTTCTGGTTGTTCAGTTCCCAACAGTGTCTCCAAGGTTAAAATATTTTCTGTTCTGATCATTTTTGCAACTAGTTTTTGTCCGGATGCTTTAACACATGAAAGCTTAATGTGCTTGTTGCCTTGTTATACTCAGGTGATTGTTGCTGATAATTTTTTCACTGGCTCAAAGGACAACCTCAGAAAATGGATTGGCCATCCAAATTTTGAGCTTATTCGACATGGTCTTTCCCGTTCTTCCTGACTTGCTATGTGCAGTGATCAGccttgtttcatttctttttgtgtttttcacgTGCTTGAAGATTTTTcactttcaagatttttttttactcaaaTTCATCTCCTGAAGCACGGGTttcccttcttccctcttccAAGAGAAAGTAgagttcatttttcattcttcatAACTTAAGCTAAGAGATTTCAAATATTGTTTTGTGCAAAATATGGGATTGTACTGTGTGCATTTTCAGGGCTACCATTCTTTTCACTCAATGTcaaattttgcaattttctttgttatttattgtgCATGTTATAGAAAGCCAAAATGAACTCATAATTGGATGCTGATGTCTaaaaattggaaataaaaaggaagacGAGACTATGTTCCTCTAAAAAGTCACTTTTCCTTGTTTATCTACAGAAAATTATGTTTGTAAAGTTTATGTTTAAATTTGCTAATGGaatgttatttttattcttaatgtTTAGCTGTTTTGTTGCAGATGTAACAGAACCTTTGTTGGTAGAAGTTGATCAAATTTACCATCTTGCTTGCCCAGCCTCTCCAATTTTTTACAAATACAACCCTGTGAAGGCAAGTATCACATCATTTAccttttctgttattttttacaTGGTTGGTTTAACATGTAAATTGTCTATTGGAAAATGTTTTTTCATGGATGACTAATGTGACAGGGTCCATGTCTATTTATCTGTGTACATGTTTATATGCGTTGTCTTAGCATGAATGATTTCTTAAATTAGTCTTACGGTCAAGAAATCAAATTCTCTATCAGTTGAAAAAGATACGACTTCGTATAAATTTCAGGCAATAATTGGGTCAGTATGTGGGAGCTTGAATTTCTAACATAGGTGCTTTTTTTCAGCAACCTGTGTAACACTCAAAAATTTGTCTACTGATGACTAATGTATTTGTGGGTATGTCATTGATAATGCCAAATGAGATATTATTTGTTTCATTTGGCATTCTAAAATGCATTATGATGTTCTGTCCATGTATCAGCTCAATGGCATGTTTGCAATCTAATTGTATATTATGCTCTTTAACAGACCATAAAGACAAATGTGATTGGCACACTGAATATGTTAGGACTTGCCAAGCGGGTTGGTGCAAggttactttctctctctctctctctctctctctctctctctgttctatATATTCGTAAAATATTTGCCATTCCAAAATAACTAGCCCCTGaaagtttttcttcaatttttttaggattttgcTAACATCAACTTCAGAAGTATATGGTGATCCTCTTGAGCATCCTCAAAAGGAAGAATATTGGGGCAATGTCAACCCAATTGGTAGGTGGAATCTAAGGCTAAACACATTTAAACTGTTCAGGGACTCCAGTACTTCTGGAGATATTTGCTTTTCATTGGTGTGGATGGTAATCATTGGTTTCTTTGGTTTGAATGGACCATGAAATTGCTTGTGTAGAGCCTACCCTTGGGAGCTGATTAGCTTGTTTAGACGTGTCAGGAAACTTGTAAGCGTTCTTTTTTCTCCTATCATCCTTTTGAGTACAACTAAGAAAGGCTCAGTCTAAAGACATATTGAATAATTTGTCCATAACACAATTTGGAACTTTTTTGAAGCTTTCACTTGTGGAGTGCATGTAGTGCCATACTGCAACTTGCTTGAAACTCCCACCTAGTGCCACTTTCTGATAATGTACCTGACGCCACATGAGATTCCTCCTGCTCTTAGATTTGATGATATTTTTCACAATGCCCTTGAGTGGAAGATAAGAGCATTGAGTAGACTGACAATTGGTTTTTGTGTTTCAGGTGTTAGAAGCTGCTATGATGAGGGAAAACGTGTTGCTGAGACTCTGATGTTTGACTATCATAGGCAACATGGCATTGGTATCGCATATAGATTCAAATCTGGCATGTCATAAAAGTATCATTAGTTGCccttatgaaattaaaatttacacCTTGTCTTCAGAAATTCGTATTGCTAGAATTTTCAACACCTATGGCCCACGGATGAACATTGAT contains these protein-coding regions:
- the LOC116254561 gene encoding UDP-glucuronic acid decarboxylase 5, with the translated sequence MASSNGANNHASHQTSPKPPPMPSPLRSSKFCQPKLRILVTGGAGFIGSHLVDKLMENDNNEVIVADNFFTGSKDNLRKWIGHPNFELIRHDVTEPLLVEVDQIYHLACPASPIFYKYNPVKTIKTNVIGTLNMLGLAKRVGARILLTSTSEVYGDPLEHPQKEEYWGNVNPIGVRSCYDEGKRVAETLMFDYHRQHGIEIRIARIFNTYGPRMNIDDGRVVSNFIAQALRGEPLTVQSPGTQTRSFCYVSDMVDGLIRLMEGEHTGPINLGNPGEFTMLELAETVKELISPSVPLKIVENTPDDPRQRKPDITKATTLLGWEPKIVLREGLPLMEEDFRLRLSVPRK